Within Thermoplasmata archaeon, the genomic segment CCGTTCTCTTTCAGCAGCTCCATTACGGCGTCGTAATCGGACCCTTTGCTGAAACGGGACGACGGATCCTGATAGTCCAGATTGATACAGGGCACGCCGTCGTATACTGTGACCAGTCCCCTCGATATGAGGGATTCCATTCTCTTGTCAGACAGATACCTACCGGAATCCAGCCTGTCCAGGTCCAGTATGTCCTGTATCTCCATGTCCCTGCGGATGTCCAAGGCCCTTGCCAGAGCGCCCTCCCTCCTTCCGGGGAACGTCACCGACACAGAATCGTCGGTTATGGAGAATCTGGGCAGCGGGAAGTGCTTGTGTATCTGAGAGAGATAGAAATTACGGATGCCCGCACCGGAATTGGATACAAGACCGATCTCGGTCATCGCCTTGATGAGGAAAGAGTTCCTGGAGGCCATAGTCTGATTCTGGCCCTTGACGAAGGATTCCGGCTCCACGTCGGGGAAGGATCCCTTGCTGTACACCGTGACGGACTCGTTCTCCCTCTCGATAACGTCGATGGTCCCGCCCATGGTGTAGTCCTGATGCTGCAGGGCGTTGAATATCGCCTCCGTGAGCGAAGCGACACGGTATGTGCTCATGAAAACAGGCCCGCTCCCCTCGTCTATCTTTACGGTGGAATTGCTGATGATCGAGGCCAGTTTCCTTGCCGCCAAAACCATAGAGCCAGTGAAGGTACGCGAGTCGGCCACGGACCCGTCTATGTCCAGCAGCCTCCACCTCATGCAGACCGTCGACGGGAGCACCTTCTCGGAAGCCTTCCCCAACAGGATCATGGCGGCGACGGTGACCTTCCCCCTCTTCAAAACGCCGACGTATGACAGGAACTCCTGGTCGTCCATTGCGGACACCTCCTCCCTGTGCTCAGGATGCTCCGACATATAGGTCGCCCTGACCGCCCTCATGGCCTCGGGGTCCAAGCTGCGGATGTCCGCTTCCTGGACCACGTTCCCCGTCCAATCGTCGTATACGCTCTTCACGTCATGACGTTAAGAGGTACTCCGTTATAATCTCATTTATTCTCATTATCATTCCCCCATCAGAAGGGATTCCGCCCCATCCGCCCTATAACCATTAAATAAGGATACAAGGTCGACTGACCATTACATCCCGGAGCCCCCCGCTCCGAACAGAGGAATAAGAATGCCGGAACTATTTGGAAAGAAGATCCACAACCTGCCCCACATCGCGCAGGAGCTCACACAGTGCGTACAGTGCGGATACTGTATCGACGTCTGCGAGGCACACGCTCAGACACCTTGGGACTCCGTCACCCCCAGGGGAAAGATCTACTACATCAAGCAGATCGACCTGATGGGAACCGGAGGAATGGACAAGCTCCTCAACAGGCCCGTCGAGCTCAGCCCCGAGTTCGTCGACGCCATGTACAAGTGTACTGGATGCGGAAACTGTGAGGTAGTCTGCCACGCCAAGATCCACCTCGTGGAACTTTGGGAGACAATGAGGAAATGGATGGTCGATGTCGGAATCGGACCCATGCCCGCCGCAGTCGCGATGGGTAAGAGCATCCACAAGAACCACAACCCCTACAACGAGCCCGACTCCAAGAGGGACGCATGGTGGCCCGAGGATGTCGAGAGGCACGTACCCGCCAACGTCGTCTTCTTCGCCGGATGTACCGGATCCTATAGGATGCAGCACATCGCACAGGCCGGAGTTCACGTTCTCGACCGCGCCGGAGTCCAGATGAACTGTCTCGGACCCGACGAGTGGTGCTGTTCCTCCCCTCTCATCAGGACAGGAAACGAGAAGGAGTCCACAGACTGTGCCTACCACAACGTCGAGAAGGCCGACGCCATCGGAGCGAAGGACATGGTCATGACCTGCTCCGGATGCTACAAGACCGTCTCCTGCGACTTCGGAAGGTTCTACGCCAAGGCAGGACAGAACGTCTACCACTTCTCACAGTACGTCGAGCAGCTCATCAACGACAGGAAGCTGCCCCTCAACAACGAGTTCAACCACAAGGTCACATACCACGACCCCTGCCACCTCGGAAGGCACTCCGGTGTCTATGACGCTCCCAGGAACGTCATCAAGAAGATCAAGGGTGTCGAGTTCGTCGAGATGGAGAGGTCCAGGGAGAACTCCAGGTGCTGCGGTGCCGGAGGAGGATACAAGTCCACATACCCCGACTTCGCCCTCAACATCGGTATCGAGAGGATCCACGACGCCGAGGCAACCGGAGCTGACGTTCTCATCAGCTGCTGTCCCTTCTGTGTCCTGAACCTCACACAGGCGGCAAAGAAGATCGGTTCCAACATCAAGGTCATGGACCTTTCGCAGGTCCTCCTCGAGGTCACCGCTCCCAAACCCGCCGAGCCCGCTGCAGAGAAACCCGCAGCAGAAGCAAAGGCCTGAAACACGAACAATCACGGGGGCTCCGGCCCCCTCATTTCCTTTTTACATGACATTCCCCGAACTCTGCCCCGACATCATACGCGTCCTGGCCGAGAAGGGGATCAAGGAACCCACGCCGCCCCAGGCGGATTCCATACCGAGGATCATCAGAGGGGAGAACCTCCTCCTGGTCGCACCCACAGGTATCGGGAAGACCGAGGCCGCAATACTGCCGATTCTGGAGCTAATCATGCGCTCCAAAGGCAAGCCCGGCATCAGATGCATCTACATCACCCCCCTCAGGGCCCTCAACAGGGACATGCTGAAGAGGATGGAGGATTACGGAAGGGCCTTGGACATAAAGGTGGGCGTGAGACACGGCGACACCACCCAGGCCGAGAGGAACTACCAGTCGCAGCACCCTCCGGATATCCTCATCACCACCCCCGAGACATTGCAGGTCATGTTCACCGGGAAGAACCTGGTTCAGCACATGAAGCACGTTGAATGGGTGATCGTGGACGAGATACACGAACTGTCCAACACAGAGAGAGGAGCACAGATGAGCGTCGCCCTCGAGAGACTGGTGCTGCTGGCAGGGAACTATCAGAGGATAGGATTGTCGGCAACGGTTGGTAACATCGATCACGTCGCCAGATTCCTTGCGGGGAACAACAGGGAGGTGGTCGTGCGCAAGCACGACACCCACAGGGACTTCGACATCAAGGTCGAGAGCCCTCCCCCAGAAAACGACCCTACATTGCTGGACAGGCTCCAGAGCGACCCGGACATCCTTGGTGTTATGAAAAGGGCCAGAGAGATCGTCGACAACGGAAAATCCACACTGTTCTTCGTGAACACCAGGGAGACAGCCGAATGGCTGGCCGCCCGCTACCATCTTTGGGACAAGGACATCTCCATCGAGGTCCACCACGGATCCCTCTCCAAGGAGAACAGGATGGAGATGGAGGACAGCTTCAAGAGAGGGGAGGTGAAGTGCCTGATATGCACATCATCGCTCGAACTGGGAATCGACGTGGGAACAACGGAGATGGTCATCCAGTACAACTCCCCCAGACAGGTCTCCCGCATGATACAGCGCGCTGGCCGTGCAGGTCACAGGATAGGTGAGACCATCAGGGCCAAGATCATCGCCACCGCACCGGACGAGGTCGCCGAGGCGATGGTCGTCGCGAGAAGGAGCGACTCCAAGGAGCTGGAGTACTTCGAGGGCAGGGAATCACCGCTGTCCGTCGTGGCCAACCAGCTCATCGCCATGACCATGACCGGGCCCATGGACAAGGAGCTAGCCTACAAGGTGATGCACAACGCGTACCCCTTCCGCAACCTGACCTACGGCCAGATGCTCGATGTCTTAGAACAATTGAAGGGCATCAAGATGGTCTTCGATGACGATACCACCTTCAAGCGCTCCAAGAAGGGAATGAGCTACTTCTACGACAACATCTCCATGATCCCCGACGAGAGGTCCTATCTGGTCCGCGACATCGGGACGAGAGCGATCATAGGTACATTGGACGAGAGCTTCGTCGCATCCTTCGCGGAGGAGTTCGCCATGTTCATCGCCAAGGGAAGGACGTGGCGCATAGTCGAGATGAGGGAGGACGAGATCCTCGTCGAGGAGGCGAGGGAGGTGGGAGCGGTACCCAATTGGGTCGGTTCCGACATACCCGTCCCCTTCGAGATCGCCATGGAGGTAGGACGCATGAGAAGGCTCAGGAACTTCTCCGACTACCCCGGCGACGAAGGATGTGCCAGAGTATTGAAAGAGTACTTCGCGGGACAGGACGAGAAGTCCAAGATGCCCACCGATAAACTGGTCACCGTGGAGATCGCCGACAGGATGGCGATCATCAATTGCTGCTTCGGCAGCAAGGTCAACGAGACCCTCGGGAAGATTTACTCCGCCCTGCTCACCGCACGTCTCGGGGAGTCCATCGGTGTCACCGCGGACCCCTACAGGATCATCCTGGAGCTCCCCAGGCATGTCGACAGGGATACGATGATGAACACCATCCGCTCGGTAAAACCGGGAACCGTCGAGGCATTGTCGAGGATGACAATCCTTAACTCCTCCTTCCTGAGATGGAGGTTCGTCTTCGTCGCCAAGAAGTTCGGCATCATCGAGAAGGAGGCGGACCACCGCTTCATGAACTTCTCCAGGCTGTTTGACCTGCACAAGGACACCCCAGCCTACCAGGAGGCGATAAACAAGGTCCTGTGGGAGGATCTGGACATCCCCAACACCGAGAAGGTCGTCTCCATGATCGCCAACGGTGAGATACAGCTGGAGACCGACAGGATATCGAAGATCGGCCTGGAAGGCATCACCAGGTCCAAGGAGCTGATGCAGCCGGTCCGCGCGGA encodes:
- a CDS encoding (Fe-S)-binding protein, which produces MPELFGKKIHNLPHIAQELTQCVQCGYCIDVCEAHAQTPWDSVTPRGKIYYIKQIDLMGTGGMDKLLNRPVELSPEFVDAMYKCTGCGNCEVVCHAKIHLVELWETMRKWMVDVGIGPMPAAVAMGKSIHKNHNPYNEPDSKRDAWWPEDVERHVPANVVFFAGCTGSYRMQHIAQAGVHVLDRAGVQMNCLGPDEWCCSSPLIRTGNEKESTDCAYHNVEKADAIGAKDMVMTCSGCYKTVSCDFGRFYAKAGQNVYHFSQYVEQLINDRKLPLNNEFNHKVTYHDPCHLGRHSGVYDAPRNVIKKIKGVEFVEMERSRENSRCCGAGGGYKSTYPDFALNIGIERIHDAEATGADVLISCCPFCVLNLTQAAKKIGSNIKVMDLSQVLLEVTAPKPAEPAAEKPAAEAKA
- a CDS encoding DEAD/DEAH box helicase → MTFPELCPDIIRVLAEKGIKEPTPPQADSIPRIIRGENLLLVAPTGIGKTEAAILPILELIMRSKGKPGIRCIYITPLRALNRDMLKRMEDYGRALDIKVGVRHGDTTQAERNYQSQHPPDILITTPETLQVMFTGKNLVQHMKHVEWVIVDEIHELSNTERGAQMSVALERLVLLAGNYQRIGLSATVGNIDHVARFLAGNNREVVVRKHDTHRDFDIKVESPPPENDPTLLDRLQSDPDILGVMKRAREIVDNGKSTLFFVNTRETAEWLAARYHLWDKDISIEVHHGSLSKENRMEMEDSFKRGEVKCLICTSSLELGIDVGTTEMVIQYNSPRQVSRMIQRAGRAGHRIGETIRAKIIATAPDEVAEAMVVARRSDSKELEYFEGRESPLSVVANQLIAMTMTGPMDKELAYKVMHNAYPFRNLTYGQMLDVLEQLKGIKMVFDDDTTFKRSKKGMSYFYDNISMIPDERSYLVRDIGTRAIIGTLDESFVASFAEEFAMFIAKGRTWRIVEMREDEILVEEAREVGAVPNWVGSDIPVPFEIAMEVGRMRRLRNFSDYPGDEGCARVLKEYFAGQDEKSKMPTDKLVTVEIADRMAIINCCFGSKVNETLGKIYSALLTARLGESIGVTADPYRIILELPRHVDRDTMMNTIRSVKPGTVEALSRMTILNSSFLRWRFVFVAKKFGIIEKEADHRFMNFSRLFDLHKDTPAYQEAINKVLWEDLDIPNTEKVVSMIANGEIQLETDRISKIGLEGITRSKELMQPVRADHSILMALKKRLEDEILFASCMHCGSQSRFRVGDAPKKFKCPQCGGVMIAVLKNYERDTVKLLKEPALSKQEKQDLQKMGKNANLVFEQGQRAVIVLAGRGIGPDTAARILRTLHSDEDEFLRDIMNAEILFAKNKRFWD